One Spinacia oleracea cultivar Varoflay chromosome 4, BTI_SOV_V1, whole genome shotgun sequence DNA segment encodes these proteins:
- the LOC110794921 gene encoding mitochondrial pyruvate carrier 1-like, producing the protein MIKKMTNFRSTWCWRNMASTFRAFFNRPVVGPKLTNFWRPVVNWGFVATGLVDMNKPPEKILGNMSTAMCLFSTLFIRFPWMVQPRNYLILACHASNETMQMYQFSRWARANG; encoded by the exons ATGATAAAGAAAATGACTAACTTCAGGAGTACTTGGTGCTGGCGAAACATGGCTTCTACATTCCGTGCGTTTTTTAACAGACCTGTTGTTGGCCCCAAATTAACCAATTTCTGGAGACCTGTTGTAAATTGGGGATTTGTTGCTACT GGGCTTGTGGACATGAATAAACCTCCAGAAAAGATATTAGGCAACAT GTCCACCGCAATGTGTCTTTTCTCTACGTTATTCATAAGGTTTCCATGGATGGTACAGCCTCGTAACTATTTGATTCTTGCATGTCATGCTTCAAATGAAACAATGCAAATGTATCAATTTTCCCGGTGGGCGAGGGCTAATGGGTAA